A region from the Halobacillus mangrovi genome encodes:
- a CDS encoding Rrf2 family transcriptional regulator: protein MRLKKYTDYALRVLIFTASKKQGTLANKKEISEVFNISENHLGKIIHELNKLGLIDTIRGRSGGIRLAKPAAEINVGQVVRAMEDDFHLLECFDRKTNYCVITPACKLKHVLNDALMAFLEVVDQYTLEDLLTNQEELQELMGIK, encoded by the coding sequence ATGCGTTTAAAGAAATATACAGACTATGCTTTGAGGGTGTTGATTTTTACAGCTTCAAAAAAACAAGGAACGCTGGCCAATAAAAAAGAGATTTCCGAAGTATTCAATATATCTGAGAACCACCTGGGAAAGATCATTCACGAATTAAATAAATTAGGGTTGATTGATACCATTAGAGGACGTTCTGGGGGGATCAGACTTGCAAAGCCTGCGGCAGAGATCAATGTAGGTCAAGTGGTTCGGGCGATGGAGGATGATTTTCACTTATTGGAATGTTTCGACCGGAAGACGAACTATTGCGTAATCACTCCTGCCTGTAAGTTGAAGCACGTTTTAAATGATGCGCTCATGGCCTTTCTGGAAGTAGTAGATCAATATACTCTAGAAGATTTACTGACTAACCAGGAAGAATTGCAAGAATTGATGGGAATAAAGTAA
- a CDS encoding DUF554 domain-containing protein: MVLTGTLVNGACIFLGTLLGLFFTKIPERFKETVMSGVGLAVILIGLQMAFHTENIVVVLLSLLFGAIFGEAIHLEEKLEYIGRWIEQRFTKPEQESTIAQGFITASLIFVIGALAVIGALDSGLRNDHEVLITKAIIDGFVALVLTSTLGVGVIFSVVPVVMYEGSIALLATQIDRWIPQDILDLFIVEMTATGGLLIVAIGLNLLKLTQIRVANLLPSLLLVGFVLYFSQLF; the protein is encoded by the coding sequence ATGGTACTAACCGGAACACTAGTGAATGGAGCATGTATATTTTTAGGCACGCTGCTTGGGTTATTTTTCACGAAAATTCCCGAGCGCTTTAAAGAAACGGTTATGAGCGGAGTCGGCTTGGCCGTTATCCTAATTGGGCTGCAAATGGCATTTCACACCGAAAACATCGTTGTCGTTCTGCTGAGTCTTCTTTTCGGTGCGATCTTTGGAGAGGCTATTCATCTGGAAGAAAAATTAGAGTATATCGGCCGCTGGATTGAACAACGATTTACCAAGCCAGAACAAGAATCGACGATTGCCCAGGGATTTATTACGGCTTCTTTGATATTCGTGATTGGTGCGTTAGCGGTTATAGGAGCTTTGGATAGCGGTCTGAGAAACGATCATGAAGTATTGATTACAAAAGCCATCATCGACGGATTTGTTGCGTTGGTCTTGACTTCAACGTTGGGGGTCGGTGTGATTTTCTCTGTTGTACCGGTGGTTATGTACGAAGGATCAATTGCTCTGCTCGCTACCCAAATCGACAGGTGGATTCCTCAGGATATTCTTGATTTGTTCATTGTCGAGATGACGGCAACAGGAGGTCTTCTTATTGTCGCCATTGGTTTGAATTTATTGAAGCTAACGCAGATCCGCGTAGCTAATCTGCTGCCCTCCCTCCTGCTTGTAGGGTTTGTCTTGTATTTCTCGCAATTATTTTAG
- the ychF gene encoding redox-regulated ATPase YchF — MALTAGIVGLPNVGKSTLFNAITQAGALSANYPFATIDPNVGIVEVPDSRLEKLTELVNPKKTVPTAFEFTDIAGIVKGASKGEGLGNQFLSHIRQVDAICHVVRAFEDENITHVSGQVDPISDIETINLELILADLETVSKRMDRVAKMARQKDKEAVAEYTVLEKLKEALENETPARAVEFSSDQKKIVKGLHLLTSKPILYVANVSEDEIGEADNDKVKQIREFAAKENAEVIVICAKIESEIAELDGDEKEEFLEDLGIEESGLDQLIKATYNLLGLATYFTAGEQEVKAWTFKEGMTAPQCAGIIHTDFERGFIRAETVSYEDLVDAGSMAVARDRGRVRLEGKEYLVRDGDVIHFRFNV, encoded by the coding sequence ATGGCACTAACAGCAGGAATCGTAGGTCTGCCGAACGTTGGTAAATCTACGTTATTTAACGCAATTACACAAGCCGGTGCGTTATCGGCCAACTATCCGTTCGCCACAATTGATCCGAACGTTGGGATCGTGGAAGTTCCGGATAGCCGCCTTGAGAAGCTTACTGAGCTTGTGAACCCGAAGAAAACTGTCCCTACAGCGTTTGAGTTCACAGATATAGCAGGTATTGTAAAAGGAGCAAGTAAAGGAGAAGGACTAGGTAACCAGTTCCTTTCTCACATTCGCCAGGTCGATGCAATTTGTCATGTCGTCCGTGCGTTCGAAGATGAGAACATCACTCACGTTTCCGGACAAGTAGATCCGATTTCAGATATCGAAACGATTAACCTGGAGTTAATTCTTGCCGATCTTGAAACCGTATCGAAGCGTATGGATCGTGTAGCGAAGATGGCCCGTCAGAAAGATAAAGAAGCGGTAGCTGAATATACCGTGCTTGAAAAACTGAAAGAAGCACTCGAGAATGAAACACCAGCTCGTGCCGTTGAATTCAGTTCGGATCAGAAGAAAATTGTGAAAGGCCTTCATTTACTGACTTCTAAGCCCATCCTCTATGTGGCAAATGTGAGTGAAGACGAAATTGGCGAAGCGGATAATGACAAAGTGAAACAAATCCGTGAATTTGCCGCAAAGGAAAATGCGGAAGTCATCGTCATCTGTGCCAAGATCGAGTCTGAAATTGCTGAGCTGGATGGAGACGAAAAAGAGGAATTCCTTGAAGATCTCGGAATTGAAGAATCCGGTTTGGACCAGTTGATTAAAGCAACGTACAATTTGCTAGGTTTGGCAACGTATTTCACAGCAGGTGAACAAGAAGTCAAAGCATGGACATTCAAAGAGGGTATGACAGCCCCTCAGTGCGCTGGAATCATCCACACGGACTTCGAACGCGGCTTCATCAGAGCGGAAACGGTCTCTTATGAAGACCTCGTTGATGCAGGATCCATGGCTGTGGCCCGTGACCGTGGTCGCGTCCGTTTGGAAGGAAAAGAATATTTAGTTCGAGATGGCGACGTTATCCATTTCCGCTTTAATGTGTAA
- a CDS encoding ParB/RepB/Spo0J family partition protein: MDRGLSKGLGDYAPQGMEPANEEQVQEVNVSECRPNPYQPRRYFEEESLTELKQSIEQHGILQPLIVRKSIKGYEIVVGERRFRAAKLANLVKVPVVARELTDEQMMELALLENLQRDDLTPIEEAKAYQNLMKELGLTQEELAKRLGKSRSHIANFLRLLTLPQEVIQKMNEGMLSMGHGRALLSLKNRDHLRQVVAKIEKEGLNVRQVERLIYEYNLQKNEKKPKEQHKDIFLKEREETLKERLGTSVSIHKGKRKGKIEIEFMNDEDLERILEWFEKDSKT; the protein is encoded by the coding sequence ATGGATAGAGGGTTAAGTAAAGGTCTTGGTGATTATGCCCCGCAAGGAATGGAACCTGCAAATGAGGAACAAGTCCAAGAAGTAAATGTAAGCGAATGTCGCCCCAATCCATATCAGCCTAGACGGTATTTTGAAGAGGAATCTCTCACCGAGCTGAAACAGTCGATTGAACAGCATGGGATCCTTCAACCGCTTATCGTGAGAAAAAGCATTAAAGGATATGAGATTGTAGTCGGTGAGCGCAGGTTTCGTGCTGCAAAACTTGCCAATCTTGTGAAAGTCCCTGTCGTTGCTCGTGAGCTCACGGATGAACAAATGATGGAGCTTGCTCTACTAGAGAATCTTCAGCGGGATGATCTTACTCCGATCGAAGAAGCTAAAGCCTACCAAAATCTTATGAAAGAATTAGGTTTGACTCAGGAAGAACTGGCTAAACGATTAGGGAAAAGCCGATCTCATATCGCCAATTTCCTCCGTTTGTTAACTTTGCCCCAAGAGGTAATCCAAAAAATGAATGAAGGCATGTTGTCCATGGGACATGGGCGTGCGCTCTTGAGCCTGAAGAATCGAGATCATCTTAGGCAGGTTGTAGCTAAGATCGAAAAAGAAGGTCTCAATGTCCGTCAGGTAGAGAGGCTAATTTATGAATACAATCTGCAAAAGAATGAGAAGAAACCGAAAGAGCAGCACAAGGATATTTTTCTTAAGGAAAGAGAAGAAACTTTAAAAGAACGTTTAGGAACTAGTGTCTCCATTCATAAAGGAAAACGGAAAGGAAAAATTGAAATTGAATTTATGAATGATGAAGATCTTGAGCGGATTTTAGAATGGTTCGAAAAGGATTCTAAAACATGA
- a CDS encoding MFS transporter, protein MKKETLAAHNIRYLFWAELFGSVRFIQPVLTLFYFARGLDESTILIVMMFFSIGVLAGEIPTGVFADRYGAKQAFLVGALLALISHSLLFIAFEPWVFFLSSFLTGFAATFFSGADEALIYESLKLSGEEGYMDKAMGQISSAKFIVSIVAVIVGALLAKDLTEPQFRLLILLSILFMMVQVVLLLFIKNPPNQGGFEQPMVKQIVDGLKAIRHTPQVLWMFINISLVFIPATAIFEKFDQKLMVDAGLPVYSIGVVYAVAALIGFSASRSIGWMTERINRVSLLFLTGMLATGGLFIVALFDTYLWVVFGVLLVLKLVSAIRYPVYSQLSNDVIPSNVRATTISLLSILDSGFDLIIFTTVSGIALGGFTPMFLACAGIALVGTLIPIKVKG, encoded by the coding sequence TTGAAAAAAGAAACATTAGCTGCACATAACATTCGTTATTTATTTTGGGCGGAACTATTCGGAAGCGTCCGTTTTATTCAGCCTGTCCTTACTTTGTTTTATTTTGCACGAGGATTGGATGAATCCACTATTCTCATCGTTATGATGTTTTTTAGTATCGGAGTTCTGGCCGGGGAAATCCCCACAGGTGTATTTGCTGATCGTTACGGTGCTAAACAGGCTTTCCTAGTCGGAGCGTTGCTTGCTTTGATTAGTCACTCCCTATTATTCATCGCATTTGAACCGTGGGTATTTTTCTTAAGCTCCTTTTTAACAGGGTTTGCTGCCACCTTTTTCAGTGGAGCCGATGAAGCTTTAATTTATGAGTCATTAAAGCTGTCAGGCGAAGAAGGATATATGGATAAAGCGATGGGGCAAATCAGTTCAGCAAAATTTATCGTTTCCATCGTAGCTGTCATTGTTGGTGCTTTGTTAGCCAAAGATTTAACCGAACCTCAATTCCGGTTACTGATTCTGCTCAGCATCCTTTTCATGATGGTTCAGGTCGTATTACTGTTATTCATTAAAAATCCTCCTAATCAAGGGGGATTCGAACAACCGATGGTGAAACAGATTGTTGATGGGCTGAAAGCAATCAGACATACACCTCAAGTGTTGTGGATGTTCATTAATATATCGTTGGTCTTCATCCCAGCCACAGCGATTTTTGAGAAATTCGATCAGAAGCTTATGGTTGATGCTGGTCTCCCTGTCTATTCAATAGGGGTGGTTTATGCTGTCGCAGCGCTCATTGGTTTTTCAGCCTCCCGTTCGATCGGTTGGATGACAGAGAGAATCAATCGCGTATCTCTATTGTTCCTGACTGGAATGTTAGCGACAGGGGGCCTTTTTATAGTTGCCCTTTTCGATACCTACTTATGGGTGGTTTTTGGGGTACTACTTGTTCTTAAACTTGTCAGTGCCATTCGCTATCCTGTCTATTCACAGCTTTCCAACGATGTTATTCCATCGAATGTCAGAGCCACCACAATCTCGTTATTATCGATATTGGACTCTGGATTCGATTTGATTATTTTTACAACCGTCAGCGGAATTGCCTTAGGCGGTTTCACACCTATGTTTTTGGCTTGTGCAGGAATAGCACTCGTGGGCACCTTGATTCCGATAAAAGTAAAAGGTTAA
- the yyaC gene encoding spore protease YyaC produces MNLKDKFSREERRVSTEDPAMSEALSVHLAEWLPPSKNVVIACIGTDRSTGDAFGPLVGSMLKDQKLQTFHVYGTLEEPLHALNLKDRIQYIHRNHTNSFILAIDACLGKSASVGSVVLGKGSISPGSALKKDLPPVGDVHISGMVNVSGFMEHVVLQNTRLHFVMQMAAKVAAAVHLTEGKRKEWRREHTPFQTLTPVAHKDRKFIK; encoded by the coding sequence ATGAATCTTAAGGACAAGTTTTCGAGAGAAGAACGCCGTGTTAGCACCGAAGATCCAGCCATGAGTGAAGCGTTAAGTGTCCACCTGGCAGAATGGCTTCCACCTTCCAAGAACGTGGTGATTGCCTGCATTGGAACAGACAGATCGACAGGGGATGCCTTTGGTCCACTAGTCGGTTCGATGCTTAAAGATCAGAAACTGCAAACTTTTCACGTCTACGGGACCCTTGAGGAGCCCCTGCATGCCTTAAATTTGAAGGATCGTATTCAATATATTCATCGAAATCATACAAATTCGTTTATTTTAGCTATCGATGCCTGTTTAGGAAAATCAGCTTCGGTCGGATCTGTCGTTTTAGGGAAGGGATCGATATCACCAGGATCGGCTTTGAAAAAAGATCTGCCGCCTGTAGGGGATGTGCATATTAGCGGAATGGTCAATGTCAGTGGTTTTATGGAGCATGTCGTGCTGCAGAATACCCGTCTGCATTTCGTCATGCAAATGGCTGCCAAAGTAGCTGCTGCGGTTCATTTAACGGAAGGGAAAAGGAAAGAGTGGAGGAGGGAGCATACACCTTTCCAAACGCTCACTCCTGTTGCTCATAAAGATAGAAAATTTATTAAGTGA
- a CDS encoding transcriptional regulator SplA domain-containing protein, which produces MDLNQDNYRAGDIVYVIYRNPHTYDVANVQEAAVVNNPEAPGELALFLYETYFPLDSNIAVYASEGEAERAYHDVFGSPDTEGHQLW; this is translated from the coding sequence ATGGATCTCAATCAAGATAACTATCGCGCAGGCGATATCGTTTATGTGATTTACCGGAACCCTCACACATATGACGTGGCCAACGTTCAGGAAGCTGCCGTAGTCAATAACCCTGAAGCACCAGGAGAACTGGCATTATTTTTATACGAAACCTATTTTCCACTGGATTCAAACATTGCCGTATACGCGTCAGAAGGAGAGGCTGAGCGTGCTTATCACGATGTGTTTGGCAGTCCGGATACGGAGGGACATCAGCTGTGGTAA
- the ssb gene encoding single-stranded DNA-binding protein, which produces MLNRVVLVGRLTKDPDLRYTPNGVAVANFTIAVNRPFSNKQGEQDADFINCVVWRRAAENLANFMSKGSQVGVDGRLQSRSFDNQEGKRVFVTEVVADSVQFLESKGSSQGGGNRGGSGFQPNQNQQPSGNNFGSNNNNQRNDDPFADNGEPIDISDDDLPF; this is translated from the coding sequence ATGTTGAATCGTGTCGTATTAGTCGGCAGATTAACGAAGGATCCTGATTTACGCTACACGCCAAACGGAGTAGCCGTAGCCAATTTCACAATTGCAGTGAACCGTCCGTTCTCCAACAAACAAGGAGAACAAGATGCGGATTTCATTAATTGTGTGGTTTGGAGACGCGCTGCAGAAAACTTAGCCAACTTTATGAGTAAAGGCAGTCAAGTTGGAGTGGACGGACGCTTACAGTCCCGCAGCTTCGACAATCAGGAAGGCAAGCGTGTATTTGTAACAGAAGTTGTTGCAGATAGCGTACAGTTCCTAGAATCCAAAGGTTCTTCCCAGGGTGGAGGAAATCGTGGAGGCTCAGGATTCCAACCGAATCAGAATCAACAACCATCAGGAAACAACTTCGGTTCTAACAATAACAACCAACGAAATGATGACCCATTCGCAGACAATGGGGAACCAATCGATATATCAGATGACGATTTACCATTCTAA
- the rpsR gene encoding 30S ribosomal protein S18 — MARRGRGKRKKVCFFTANGITHIDFKDVDLLKRFVSDRGKILPRRVTGTSAKYQRKLTKAIKRARQMALLPYSTE, encoded by the coding sequence ATGGCACGTCGTGGACGCGGAAAACGTAAAAAGGTGTGTTTCTTTACAGCTAATGGAATCACACACATCGACTTTAAAGATGTTGATTTGCTAAAACGTTTCGTTTCTGACCGTGGAAAAATTCTTCCTCGTCGAGTAACTGGAACTTCTGCAAAGTATCAGCGTAAATTGACGAAAGCGATCAAACGCGCTCGTCAAATGGCTCTACTTCCTTACTCTACTGAATAA
- a CDS encoding YkvI family membrane protein has protein sequence MLKAGMKWMFLIVGTMIGAGYASGRELWQFFGQDSSLAILLFAVMFTLCCLTIMTISFNKQTGHYLPVLKAIVGKHLTGIYDWMIIFYLFTTTVVMLAGSGATWQAFHFSYRFGVLVIVIPLILLFIWDVKGIVMVNSFVLPLLITGLLFVLLLFISDQQLSLFGHVKEMSNWMAAFPFTALNILPLIAVLGAIGNQMKKKGEIWIASIGSGLVLGGISYLYNNSLIQISEEIILYEIPLFAILKHYPYEMMIFMSAMLWIAIFTTAASGTLGLVTRFRDYVKQPLWILAMAVIAIMLPFTSFGFSTLIKYLYPLYGILNLYVLTSLLLYPVISRFKIR, from the coding sequence ATGTTAAAAGCTGGAATGAAATGGATGTTTTTAATCGTAGGAACGATGATCGGCGCCGGCTACGCCTCCGGAAGAGAGCTATGGCAATTTTTTGGACAAGATAGTAGCTTGGCCATCTTATTGTTTGCCGTCATGTTTACACTGTGCTGCCTAACAATCATGACCATCAGCTTCAATAAACAAACCGGCCACTATTTACCTGTTTTGAAAGCCATTGTAGGCAAGCACTTAACTGGTATCTATGATTGGATGATTATCTTCTATTTATTTACGACAACTGTGGTTATGCTTGCAGGAAGTGGAGCTACTTGGCAGGCTTTTCACTTCTCCTACCGTTTTGGGGTTCTGGTCATCGTCATACCCCTCATCCTGCTTTTTATATGGGATGTAAAGGGGATTGTCATGGTAAACAGTTTTGTTTTGCCTTTATTGATTACAGGTCTTCTTTTCGTGCTCCTCTTATTTATCAGTGATCAGCAGCTGTCTTTATTTGGACATGTAAAGGAAATGAGTAATTGGATGGCTGCGTTTCCTTTCACGGCTCTTAACATCCTGCCGTTAATCGCAGTTCTTGGGGCTATTGGAAACCAGATGAAGAAAAAGGGTGAGATATGGATTGCGAGTATCGGAAGCGGGCTCGTATTAGGCGGAATTTCTTACTTATACAACAATAGCTTGATTCAAATATCTGAAGAAATCATCTTGTATGAGATTCCTCTTTTTGCCATCTTGAAACACTACCCATACGAAATGATGATTTTTATGTCGGCCATGCTTTGGATCGCTATCTTTACGACTGCCGCTTCAGGAACACTTGGATTAGTAACCAGATTCCGTGACTATGTAAAGCAGCCCCTTTGGATTTTGGCAATGGCGGTCATCGCGATCATGCTTCCTTTCACTTCTTTTGGGTTCTCAACCCTGATAAAATACCTATATCCTCTATACGGAATTTTAAATTTGTACGTTCTAACGTCCCTACTTCTATATCCTGTCATTTCTCGATTCAAAATTCGCTGA
- a CDS encoding GNAT family N-acetyltransferase: MELKLETDRLQLAPYEMSYAKQVAELAGEWEVAATTFVPHPYTIKDAEEWIGLHKEWLDRGTAYPLAMICKETKQLIGTMTLRVNQKHQKGELAYWVGKPYWGKGYASEAAIRVVRYGFEELNLERIWAGAMTENSASSKVMQKAGLSYEGTLKKDMLHWGEFKDIDVYGMVREDFVLLQNNIE; encoded by the coding sequence ATGGAATTGAAATTGGAAACGGATAGACTTCAACTAGCACCTTATGAAATGTCATATGCTAAACAAGTTGCTGAACTGGCAGGAGAATGGGAAGTTGCGGCAACGACCTTCGTCCCCCATCCTTATACCATTAAAGATGCTGAGGAATGGATTGGACTACATAAAGAATGGCTGGATAGAGGGACAGCTTACCCTCTAGCTATGATTTGTAAGGAAACAAAACAGTTGATTGGGACTATGACTCTCAGGGTCAACCAAAAACACCAAAAAGGTGAACTGGCTTATTGGGTTGGAAAGCCTTACTGGGGAAAAGGCTACGCTTCTGAAGCGGCTATACGTGTGGTACGTTACGGATTTGAAGAATTAAATCTCGAACGCATCTGGGCAGGGGCTATGACAGAGAACTCTGCTTCCTCAAAAGTGATGCAAAAAGCCGGACTGAGTTACGAAGGTACATTAAAAAAAGATATGCTGCATTGGGGAGAATTTAAAGATATTGATGTCTACGGTATGGTTAGAGAAGATTTTGTGTTGCTTCAAAACAATATAGAGTAA
- the rpsF gene encoding 30S ribosomal protein S6 produces MSRKYEIMYIIRPDIEEEAKTAVMDRFSTILSDNGAEIEEVKEVGKRRLAYEINDYRDGIYVTIDFNGTREAINEFDRQAKFTDDIIRHIAVREDDK; encoded by the coding sequence ATGAGTAGAAAATACGAAATCATGTATATCATCCGCCCAGATATCGAGGAGGAAGCTAAGACAGCGGTCATGGATCGCTTCAGCACAATCCTTTCTGACAATGGTGCGGAGATCGAAGAAGTTAAGGAAGTTGGCAAGCGTCGTCTTGCTTACGAAATTAATGACTACCGTGATGGGATCTATGTAACGATCGACTTCAACGGTACACGTGAAGCGATCAACGAATTCGACCGTCAAGCGAAGTTCACGGATGACATTATCCGCCACATCGCTGTACGCGAAGATGACAAATAA
- a CDS encoding DUF951 domain-containing protein yields the protein MADKEYNLNDIVQMKKPHPCGENRWKIIRMGADIRIKCEGCGHSVMIPRKKFETKMKKRLEPSEQG from the coding sequence ATGGCGGATAAAGAATATAATTTAAATGATATCGTTCAAATGAAAAAGCCTCACCCTTGCGGCGAAAACCGGTGGAAAATCATTCGGATGGGAGCCGATATCCGTATCAAGTGTGAAGGGTGCGGACACAGTGTTATGATTCCTCGAAAAAAATTCGAGACGAAAATGAAAAAACGCTTAGAACCGAGTGAACAAGGATAA
- a CDS encoding mechanosensitive ion channel family protein, whose protein sequence is MVAYVTGPEFWIPVGLGALKILMILFISFLIIKIGRRVIAQFFANKRRGPFQITKRREATLNKLILNTLSYVVYFVAFIMILETFTINIGALLAGAGVAGLAIGFGAQNLVRDVISGFFIIFEDQFSVGDYIRTSGVEGFVEEVGLRTCKVKAWTGEVHILPNGNVTQVTNYSVHNSIAVVDVSVAYEENIEKAEQAILQLLEELPDRYEEMIGVPQLLGVQNLGASDVLMRIIAETHPMEHWAIARALRKEVKTRLDAEGIEIPFPRMVMYSRDDQAEPSQAAE, encoded by the coding sequence ATCGTTGCTTATGTGACAGGTCCTGAGTTTTGGATTCCTGTAGGATTAGGAGCATTAAAGATTTTAATGATCCTGTTTATTTCGTTTTTGATTATTAAAATTGGCAGAAGAGTGATCGCTCAATTCTTTGCCAATAAAAGGCGTGGACCTTTCCAAATTACAAAACGCCGGGAAGCCACATTAAATAAGCTGATTTTAAATACGTTGTCTTATGTCGTATATTTCGTTGCGTTCATTATGATTCTTGAAACCTTCACCATTAATATTGGCGCATTGCTCGCGGGTGCAGGGGTTGCTGGACTTGCGATTGGCTTCGGTGCCCAAAACCTTGTTCGAGATGTCATTTCAGGATTTTTCATTATTTTCGAAGATCAATTTTCTGTCGGTGATTACATTCGGACTTCAGGAGTAGAGGGATTTGTGGAGGAGGTCGGGCTCCGTACGTGTAAAGTGAAAGCCTGGACCGGAGAGGTTCATATCCTTCCAAATGGAAACGTGACACAGGTTACCAACTATTCTGTCCATAATAGTATAGCGGTCGTGGATGTGAGCGTAGCTTATGAGGAAAACATTGAGAAGGCAGAACAGGCCATTCTGCAGCTGCTAGAAGAACTTCCAGACCGGTATGAAGAAATGATTGGTGTTCCTCAGCTTCTTGGTGTACAAAATCTAGGAGCCTCAGATGTGCTGATGAGAATCATTGCTGAAACGCATCCAATGGAACATTGGGCGATTGCTCGTGCCCTCAGAAAAGAAGTGAAGACTCGCCTTGATGCAGAAGGAATTGAAATTCCATTCCCGCGCATGGTTATGTATTCACGAGACGACCAGGCCGAACCATCCCAAGCTGCTGAATAA
- the noc gene encoding nucleoid occlusion protein → MLHPFGRLFGLGDKPESENQSSEEDYNPDEVVQVPVDRVQPNRYQPRAIFNNEKISELAQTIHTHGMIQPIVLRRLNDEEYELIAGERRWRAVQSLGWETIPAIIRDMNDSQTASVALIENLQREELTVIEEALAYAKLIELHDLTQEALAQRLGKSQSTIANKIRLLKLPESVQQAVMDKKITERHARALIAVKDPELQEKVLDEIIEKHLNVKQTEERIAKLSDPKPKKKKPTLKGVNKDMRIAMNTIRQSLNMVTDTGIDLETDEEDHDEYYQITIKIPKKRS, encoded by the coding sequence GTGTTACATCCTTTTGGTCGTTTGTTCGGATTGGGGGACAAACCAGAATCGGAAAATCAAAGCAGCGAGGAAGATTATAATCCCGATGAAGTTGTACAAGTTCCTGTTGATCGAGTACAACCGAACCGATATCAACCCCGAGCGATATTTAACAACGAGAAGATCAGCGAACTCGCCCAGACGATACATACGCATGGGATGATTCAGCCGATTGTTCTCCGTCGGTTAAATGATGAAGAATACGAGTTGATTGCTGGTGAGCGCAGGTGGAGAGCTGTCCAGTCTCTTGGATGGGAAACGATACCTGCCATTATTAGAGATATGAACGATTCTCAGACCGCTTCCGTTGCTCTGATTGAAAATCTGCAGCGGGAAGAACTGACCGTTATCGAAGAAGCCCTTGCTTACGCTAAATTAATTGAACTCCATGACTTAACACAAGAAGCTCTCGCCCAACGTTTGGGCAAGAGCCAGTCTACGATCGCTAATAAGATCCGCTTATTAAAGCTCCCTGAATCCGTTCAACAAGCGGTGATGGATAAAAAGATCACGGAAAGGCATGCGAGAGCACTAATTGCTGTGAAGGATCCTGAATTACAGGAAAAAGTCTTAGATGAGATCATTGAAAAGCATTTGAATGTGAAGCAGACAGAAGAACGTATTGCGAAATTAAGTGATCCAAAACCGAAGAAAAAGAAACCTACTCTTAAAGGCGTTAATAAAGATATGCGTATTGCCATGAATACCATTCGTCAATCTTTAAATATGGTTACAGATACAGGCATTGATTTAGAGACTGATGAAGAAGACCATGATGAGTATTACCAGATCACCATCAAGATTCCTAAGAAAAGATCATAG